One genomic segment of Ricinus communis isolate WT05 ecotype wild-type chromosome 3, ASM1957865v1, whole genome shotgun sequence includes these proteins:
- the LOC8270200 gene encoding beta-1,4-mannosyl-glycoprotein 4-beta-N-acetylglucosaminyltransferase, whose translation MAPRPLHLTSKRAPWKLFFLILLVLVPICVIGIFVHIQKISYFFRPLWDNPPPPFKRLPHYYAENVSMEHLCDLHGWSLRSEPRRIFDGIIFNNELDILDIRWHELHPYVTKFVILESNTTFTGIPKPLFFASNRNRFSFAEDKIVHGVFAGRTAIHGLSEDPFVLESEQRAAMNSLIIRSGISHGDLLIMSDTDEIPSPHTLKLLQWCDAIPPVLHLELRHYMYSFEFPVDYSSWRASVNVYGPWTRYQHSRQTDLIFSDAGWHCSFCFRRLKEIVFKMTAYSHADRVRRKDFLDYSRIQKLICNGDDLFDMLPEEYSFQELIKKMGPIPRSASAVHLPAYLIENADNFRFLLPGGCLRSPK comes from the coding sequence ATGGCCCCTCGACCTCTTCACTTAACCTCCAAAAGAGCACCTTGGAAGCTTTTCTTTCTGATACTTCTGGTACTAGTGCCAATTTGCGTGATTGGAATCTTCGTACATATCCAGAAAATCTCCTACTTTTTCCGTCCACTTTGGGACAATCCCCCTCCTCCTTTCAAGCGCTTACCTCACTATTATGCAGAAAATGTTTCAATGGAACATCTTTGTGACCTGCATGGTTGGTCTCTACGAAGTGAACCTCGCCGTATCTTCGATGGTATCATCTTCAACAATGAGCTGGACATTCTTGATATTAGATGGCATGAGCTTCATCCCTACGTAACTAAATTTGTAATCCTCGAGTCCAACACCACTTTCACAGGAATTCCCAAACCCCTGTTCTTTGCCTCAAACCGAAACCGGTTCTCCTTTGCTGAGGACAAGATTGTCCATGGTGTATTTGCTGGCCGTACTGCTATCCACGGGCTAAGTGAAGACCCTTTTGTGCTAGAGTCAGAGCAGCGGGCAGCTATGAATAGTTTGATTATACGTTCAGGAATTTCACATGGAGACTTGCTTATTATGTCAGACACTGATGAGATTCCTAGCCCACACACTCTGAAACTACTACAATGGTGTGATGCAATACCTCCAGTCTTGCATCTAGAGCTCAGGCACTACATGTACTCATTTGAGTTTCCTGTAGATTACAGTAGCTGGCGTGCATCAGTCAATGTTTATGGCCCTTGGACAAGATACCAGCATTCACGCCAGACTGACCTTATCTTTTCTGATGCCGGATGGCATTGTAGCTTTTGCTTTCGACGACTTAAGGAAATTGTGTTTAAGATGACTGCTTACAGCCATGCAGACAGAGTGAGAAGAAAAGATTTTCTAGATTACTCTAGGATTCAGAAACTCATTTGCAACGGAGACGACCTCTTTGATATGTTGCCAGAGGAGTATTCATTTCAGGAATTGATTAAGAAGATGGGTCCAATCCCTCGCTCAGCTTCTGCAGTGCATCTTCCTGCTTATTTGATAGAAAATGCAGataattttagatttcttCTTCCTGGGGGCTGTTTAAGATCGCCAAAATGA